A region from the Triticum urartu cultivar G1812 chromosome 1, Tu2.1, whole genome shotgun sequence genome encodes:
- the LOC125525503 gene encoding probable LRR receptor-like serine/threonine-protein kinase At1g05700 has translation MEGQLRRAMAARWLLLLLLGIAGGGGVLQVHGQVDNLGFINLDCGLPESAAGYVDGVTKLRFTSDGGFIDAGTNYNMSSEYITPTMGRSWHNVRSFGGGAGTRSCYTLQSLVAGLKYLIRAKFWYGNYDGLDRAPVFDLHVGVNYWTTVNISNANTPVIYEIIAVVPGESVQVCLVNTGSGTPFISALDLRPLKNGLYPMANATQGLVLLSRANFGRDDGVVLRYPDDPHDRFWIPMSKRAEWTEVSTAKKVQNIDDDSFDAPSAVMQTAITPVNSSSPVVFSWDAEPSANNPDPGYICILHFSELQPLPVNAVRQFYVTLNGQLWLGKGFTPQYLYTNAVFSSFPNNGHHQYNVSLNATANSTLPPILNALEIFSVLPTTGITTATQDVSAIAAIRGKYQVKKNWMGDPCVPKNFAWKGLGCSYAVSSPPSVTGLNLSSSGLSGNLSSSFAGLKGLQYLDLSRNNLTGSIPDTFSQLSSLTLLDLTDNLLSGSIPPGLVKRTQDGSLTLRYGNNPNLCSSGNYCQPPQKKRGSMVAVYVVVPMVAVLVILLLSVLICMRRRRQGRTSGNIKQLDEVSIMGHNSLRLDNRRFTYSELEAITNGFERVIGKGGFGKVYHGSLENGTQVAVKLRSESSDQGEQEFLAEAQTLAKIHHKNLVSLIGYCKDMKYMALVYEYMSEGALDEHLRGKDNTMRALTWRQRLRISLESAQGLEYLHKGCNPPLVHRDVKTSNILLNANLEAKIADFGLLKAFNSNSDTHVSTARVVGTLGYLDPEYHGTFQLTNKSDVFSFGVVLLELVTGQRHILNDPEPTSIVQWVRQRLARGNIEDVVDARMRSDYDVNSVWKIADTALKCTSQKPGERPTMTEVVAVLHECLELEAAHDNVNAGFYTPGSGGSMNDYGRYDTGMSTDVSQSSTAFEQEHLGRVSIVSTGPAVR, from the exons ATGGAAGGACAGCTGCGGAGAGCAATGGCGGCCCGGTggctgttgctgcttcttctgggcatcgcgggcggcggcggcgttctTCAAGTCCATGGGCAGGTCGATAACTTAG GTTTCATAAACTTAGACTGTGGTCTGCCAGAGAGCGCCGCGGGCTACGTGGACGGCGTCACCAAGCTGCGCTTCACCTCGGACGGAGGCTTCATCGACGCCGGCACCAACTACAACATGTCATCCGAGTACATCACGCCGACGATGGGCAGGAGCTGGCACAACGTGCGCAGCTTCGGCGGTGGCGCAGGCACGCGCAGCTGCTACACGCTCCAGTCCCTCGTGGCCGGGCTCAAGTACCTCATCCGGGCCAAGTTCTGGTACGGCAACTACGACGGCCTCGACAGGGCGCCTGTCTTCGACCTGCATGTTGGCGTCAACTACTGGACGACCGTGAACATCTCGAACGCCAACACGCCGGTGATCTATGAGATCATCGCCGTCGTCCCTGGTGAGTCCGTGCAGGTTTGCCTCGTGAACACCGGCTCCGGGACGCCGTTCATCTCGGCCCTCGACCTGAGGCCCCTCAAGAACGGGCTCTACCCGATGGCCAACGCGACGCAGGGGCTGGTTCTTCTCAGCAGAGCCAACTTTGGCCGGGACGATGGCGTGGTCCTTAGGTACCCCGACGACCCGCACGACCGCTTCTGGATCCCAATGAGCAAGCGGGCGGAGTGGACGGAGGTCTCGACGGCCAAGAAGGTGCAGAACATCGACGACGATAGCTTCGACGCGCCGTCCGCCGTGATGCAGACGGCCATCACGCCCGTCAACTCCTCCAGCCCCGTCGTGTTCAGCTGGGACGCCGAGCCCAGCGCCAACAACCCAGATCCCGGGTACATCTGCATCCTGCACTTCTCGGAGCTGCAGCCTCTCCCCGTCAACGCGGTGCGGCAGTTCTACGTCACCCTCAACGGCCAGCTCTGGCTCGGCAAGGGCTTCACGCCGCAGTACCTCTACACCAACGCcgtcttcagcagcttccccaACAACGGGCACCACCAGTACAACGTCTCGCTCAACGCCACCGCCAACTCCACGCTCCCGCCCATCCTCAACGCCCTCGAGATCTTCTCCGTCCTGCCCACCACCGGCATAACCACGGCCACTCAGGATG TGTCTGCCATCGCGGCGATCAGAGGCAAGTACCAGGTGAAGAAGAACTGGATGGGCGATCCCTGCGTGCCCAAGAATTTCGCGTGGAAAGGATTGGGTTGCAGCTATGCTGTTTCCAGCCCACCAAGTGTCACAGGCTT GAATCTATCTTCCAGTGGCCTCAGCGGCAACTTGTCATCTTCGTTTGCCGGCCTCAAAGGTCTACAGTACTT GGATTTGTCACGCAATAATCTTACGGGCTCAATTCCTGACACCTTCTCGCAGTTGTCGTCGCTCACACTTCT AGATCTGACAGACAATCTACTCAGTGGATCAATACCTCCTGGGCTTGTGAAAAGAACTCAAGATGGCTCCCTAACACTTAG ATATGGTAACAATCCGAACCTCTGCAGCAGCGGAAACTATTGTCAGCCTCCACAAAAGAAGAGAGGCTCTATGGTTGCCGTCTATGTTGTTGTTCCCATGGTTGCAGTACTAGTGATTCTGCTACTGTCAGTTCTCATTTGCAtgagaaggagaaggcaag GAAGGACAAGCGGCAATATCAAGCAACTAGATGAGGTGAGTATCATGGGGCACAACTCGTTGCGACTTGATAACCGCCGGTTCACATATAGTGAATTAGAGGCCATCACAAACGGTTTCGAGCGAGTAATTGGTAAAGGGGGGTTTGGGAAAGTTTATCATGGTTCGTTGGAGAATGGCACACAAGTGGCTGTCAAACTGCGGTCTGAATCTTCAGATCAAGGTGAACAAGAATTCTTGGCAGAG GCTCAGACCTTGGCAAAAATTCACCACAAGAATCTTGTTTCCTTGATTGGCTACTGCAAAGACATGAAATACATGGCTCTTGTCTACGAGTACATGTCTGAAGGAGCCCTAGACGAACATCTTAGAG GGAAAGATAACACCATGAGAGCTTTAACCTGGAGACAAAGACTTCGTATATCCTTGGAATCCGCACAAG GGCTTGAGTATCTGCACAAGGGGTGTAACCCGCCCCTCGTTCACAGGGACGTGAAGACGTCAAACATCTTGTTGAATGCAAACCTGGAGGCTAAGATTGCTGACTTTGGCCTACTCAAGGCTTTCAATAGCAACAGCGATACACATGTTTCCACAGCAAGGGTGGTTGGCACACTCGGTTACCTTGACCCTGA GTACCATGGTACATTTCAGCTGACCAACAAGAGTGACGTCTTTAGCTTTGGGGTAGTGCTACTAGAGCTGGTCACAGGGCAACGACACATCCTGAATGACCCTGAGCCGACGAGCATTGTTCAGTGGGTGCGGCAACGCCTTGCCCGTGGTAACATCGAGGATGTGGTGGATGCGCGCATGCGTAGTGATTACGATGTCAATAGCGTGTGGAAAATTGCAGACACCGCGTTGAAGTGTACATCCCAGAAGCCTGGAGAGAGGCCCACGATGACTGAAGTGGTAGCAGTGCTACATGAGTGCCTTGAGCTCGAGGCTGCACACGACAATGTGAATGCAGGGTTTTACACGCCCGGGAGCGGTGGCAGCATGAACGACTATGGTCGGTACGACACTGGCATGTCTACTGATGTGAGCCAGAGCAGCACTGCATTCGAGCAAGAGCATTTGGGCAGGGTGTCTATAGTGTCTACTGGTCCAGCTGTTAGGTGA